The Desulfobacterales bacterium genome includes a region encoding these proteins:
- a CDS encoding HigA family addiction module antidote protein, translating into MEKIKPIHPGEILKEEFLIPLKITQNKLAVDIKVQPIRISAILRGKRSITPETALRLGKYFRMSPQFWLGLQSDYDLAIEEDKSRDKIKEIVRYA; encoded by the coding sequence ATGGAAAAAATAAAACCAATTCATCCTGGAGAAATCTTAAAAGAAGAATTTTTAATTCCTCTTAAAATCACTCAAAATAAGTTAGCTGTAGACATTAAAGTTCAACCTATAAGAATTAGTGCTATACTACGTGGAAAACGTTCTATAACACCAGAAACAGCTTTAAGATTAGGCAAATATTTCAGAATGTCGCCTCAATTTTGGTTAGGATTACAATCTGATTATGATCTTGCTATTGAAGAAGATAAATCGCGTGATAAGATTAAAGAAATAGTCCGTTATGCTTAA
- a CDS encoding type II toxin-antitoxin system RelE/ParE family toxin → MIKTFQCKETKKIFNRSFSKKLPTDIQRTALKKLVMLNNSTTLNDLKIPTNNNLELLQKDRKGQYSININKQWRICFNWINNNAYNVEIVDYH, encoded by the coding sequence TAAAAAAATTTTTAATCGGTCTTTTTCTAAAAAATTGCCTACTGATATACAAAGAACTGCTTTAAAAAAACTTGTTATGCTTAATAACTCGACAACTCTGAATGACTTAAAAATACCGACAAACAACAATTTGGAACTTTTGCAAAAAGACAGAAAAGGACAATACAGCATAAATATTAACAAACAATGGCGTATTTGTTTTAATTGGATTAACAACAATGCCTATAACGTTGAAATCGTCGACTATCATTAA